The Candidatus Methylomirabilota bacterium nucleotide sequence GTGCGGCCGCGCCGAGGTAGGACGCGACGAAGCTGCCCTCGGGCCGCGCGCCCGCGAAGCGGGCGAGCGCGAAGGGCGCCGCGCTCACCGGTGGCGCAGCGCCCGTGATCAGCGCGGCCACCATCTCGCCCACGGCCGGGGAGAGCTTGAAGCCGTGGCCGCTCATGCCGGCGGCGGTCCAGAAGCCCCGCACGGGCGACTCGTCGAGGATCGGCATCCAGTCGGGCGTGATGTCGAAGGCGCCGGCCCAGCCCCGCCGGTAGCGCGCCTCGGCGAGGCGCGGCAGCGCGCGCCCGGTCCGCTCGAGCACCGCCGTCGCCTCGTCGAGCCCCGTCTCGTCCCCGAGCCGCTCGGGGTCCATCGGGTGTCCCGCCTCGTCGTCCGTGAGGGATCCGGTGAGAGTCAGATTGCCGGTCTCGGGGCGCACGTAGGCGCCGCCGGCGAGGTCGAGATAGACGGGGTGCGGCGCGCCGAAGGCAGCGTCGCGCTCCACGACGAAGACCGGGTGGCGGCCGACGATGATCGGGAGGTCGACGCCCGCCAGGCGCGCGACCGCGCGCGCCCACAGGCCGGCGCAGTTCACGACGACCGGCGCGTCGATGTCGTCACCGGCCGCGGTCGTCACGCCGGAGACGCGGTCGCCGCGCCGGCGGATCGCCACGACCTCGACGCCCTGCTCGATCACGGCGCCGCCGCGCCGCGCGGCATCGGCGAACCCGTGCGTGACGGCCGTCGGGTCGCCGTAGCCCGACTCCGGCTCGTGGACGACGGCACCGAGCCCCGAGGCGTCGATCCGCGGCTCGAGCCGCGCGAGCTCGCCGGGCTCGAGCAGCTCGGCCCGGATGCCGAGGCTCCGCTGGACGCGAAGCGTCGCCTCGAGCGCCCCGCGCATGGCGGCCGGGACGCCGATCAACGCGCCGCAGGCGACGTAGCCCGCGTCGCCGCCGACCGCTTCGGCGAAGTGCTGGAAGACCCGGAGCGAGCGCAGGACCATCGCGCTGGTCTCCGGCGTCGGGTAGAGCTGCCGGACGATGCCGACCGAGCGGCCGGTGCCGCCGGAGGCGAGGAACCGGCGCTCCAGCACGAGCACGCGTCGCACGCCGAGCTCGGTCAGGTGGAAGGCGAGGGATGCGCCGGTGACACCGCCGCCGATGATGACGGCGTCGGCGGTGCGCGTCACGGCCGGGCGGGCGGCGCGCTCGCCGCGGCCCCGGCCTCCGTCAGGATCCGGACGGGGTCGCCCTCGCGGATCGCGCCGCCGGCCAGCACGCGCGCGTAGACGCGGCTCCAGCCCGGATGGCGCCTCTGCGAGACGCGCGAGTAGTCGCGGTCGCGGAAGACCGGCGCGACGTTGGCGCAGGGGCTCGTGTAGCGCGTGACCTCGAGCAGGACGGTGTCGCCGAGGCGCAGGCGGGTCCCCGGCGAGACCGCTGACCAATCCAGGTCCCGCACCGTGACGTTCTCACCGAGCGCGCCCGGGACGGTCGCGTGACCCTCCGCGCGGAGCGCCGCGATCGCCTCGAGCGCGTAGAGGCACACGGCGCGCTCGGGACCGCCGTGGTGCTCGGCGTCGCGGTGGCCGTCGCCGTCGAGGCCGAGCGCCCCGACGCGCGCCGACGCCACCCGCGTCTTCGGTACCCCGCCCGGCGAGACGCTGATCTGCGCGATGCGCCCGTTCACAGG carries:
- a CDS encoding FAD-dependent oxidoreductase, with translation MTRTADAVIIGGGVTGASLAFHLTELGVRRVLVLERRFLASGGTGRSVGIVRQLYPTPETSAMVLRSLRVFQHFAEAVGGDAGYVACGALIGVPAAMRGALEATLRVQRSLGIRAELLEPGELARLEPRIDASGLGAVVHEPESGYGDPTAVTHGFADAARRGGAVIEQGVEVVAIRRRGDRVSGVTTAAGDDIDAPVVVNCAGLWARAVARLAGVDLPIIVGRHPVFVVERDAAFGAPHPVYLDLAGGAYVRPETGNLTLTGSLTDDEAGHPMDPERLGDETGLDEATAVLERTGRALPRLAEARYRRGWAGAFDITPDWMPILDESPVRGFWTAAGMSGHGFKLSPAVGEMVAALITGAAPPVSAAPFALARFAGARPEGSFVASYLGAAAPRAG
- a CDS encoding MOSC domain-containing protein, producing MNGRIAQISVSPGGVPKTRVASARVGALGLDGDGHRDAEHHGGPERAVCLYALEAIAALRAEGHATVPGALGENVTVRDLDWSAVSPGTRLRLGDTVLLEVTRYTSPCANVAPVFRDRDYSRVSQRRHPGWSRVYARVLAGGAIREGDPVRILTEAGAAASAPPARP